One genomic segment of Acanthopagrus latus isolate v.2019 chromosome 14, fAcaLat1.1, whole genome shotgun sequence includes these proteins:
- the zgc:113263 gene encoding uncharacterized protein zgc:113263 isoform X1, producing the protein MEIKYGIESGSSRGNDLPVRYLRLLAPPLQLLSAAVWQVVQQGLVDHYGMLEEFVTMVTELVPELMSYSQRAQLILGLRARLVLEMCRGEHPADMQTIQPHLDRIKAPVSTAKDHHVTIDQVEESEVNFVELVHSLLEDPSERKYFFQEIFPVYFGSKYDAALEMLVWEFISRLEELLPVPDFTQLAALLGDAPSFLDDCLQSFFPPEDMKAVLEHHRNLGHFEEKDPRLLPMDDCILSSLSLPPGTKPVMNATSCSPAGERVDASFNTSRRSSEAAGQRLKETRDSWQLQVRGGNISQERKAPSAISARPCDETIDLTASNETADTDSTADDNSQSVTGVRVLRKRKLSGGVEVPSKQPAEAAPFLDSSVDGENSGESPLISIWGEYTDSQERSFPAVTDTKVPWSDEETLNLLDIWGKDSVQRALKGCLKNRHIFTQIAQKMAERGYMRTVEQCQTRIKRLKKCFRQNIRGNSRMECKFYEQLQRVLGSSASSVLPEITYDVEEIIDEDESQDGDEDLQFVGQTSRLEIGTKSVPWTDFETLALINTWGEDKMQHEVRGVHRTGHVFSTISSKMAAQGFSRTPEQCQTRLKRVKSSFRQCYENNMKGLEQVECKFYNELGRILVKDFPSVSQLDEPPGDPEDSDFTSFSHQDMESAAGVQEERKKVPWSDKETIILLEIWGDPQVQHGMRRYPHNGHIFTEISEKLSANGFSRSPDQCHTRIKRLKASYRQCQENMSSSGTDRVDFKFYDLLEQILDKQPSTSSTVVTDSIEISEDSNGESVPETDGEVGMTTEKTGPSSWSDEETFALIEIWGDEDVQRALRGFVHNGHVYAEISERMQDLGYSKTSEQCRWKVKSLRNNFRQCYDKKKCGRRVDYRFYKQLEQILGHEAVSVDEYDEKDEQADPDPGAEGVNAAWTEQETVALVEVWAADDMQHSLKTCIRNSHIFAEISEKMASIGYLRTAEQCHNRIKRLKKTYRRYCNNRRSGGRTAVYRYFDLLAPVLGDNSAYPDVDISAAEATVQPLMGNDPDMYEQPSASHLLAEMSRKMPWSDQETRTLLEVWGEDSVQLSLRGCLKNRHVFEYISEKMNDRGFIRTTEQCYSRIKRLKYGFLHEKEDFKFYSEMDEIFRKELKADKPTPDTSVTDEPDDYTLVPAQNKVASGTQWAADSTKQTWGDGETEALLAIWGSEEIQENLKSCTKNRHIYIQISEVMANQGYLRTPEQCQTRIKRLRANFRHFLEGRKGDKQECKFFDQLVQVFGSKYVINSDPLADDVADGLET; encoded by the exons atggaaataaaatacgGGATTGAAAGCGGAAGCAGTCGAG gtaATGATCTTCCAGTCCGCTATCTGCGCCTCCTGGCCCCGCCCTTGCAGCTCTTATCAGCTGCAGTGTGGCAAGTAGTGCAGCAGGGACTCGTGGACCACTATGGGATGCTGGAGGAGTTtgttaccatggtgacagaGCTGGTCCCAGAGCTGATGAGCTACAGTCAGAGGGCTCAGCTCATCCTGGGACTCAGGGCCCGG CTGGTTCTGGAGATGTGTCGAGGCGAGCACCCAGCGGACATGCAGACCATTCAGCCACATCTGGACAGAATTAAAGCCCCTGTCAGCACTGCCAAGGATCACCAC gtgaCCATCGACCAGGTGGAGGAATCTGAGGTGAACTTTGTGGAGTTGGTGCATTCTTTGCTGGAGGATCCGTCTGAAAGAAAATACTTCTTCCAG GAAATCTTCCCTGTGTACTTTGGCTCAAAGTACGATGCAGCGCTTGAGATGCTGGTGTGGGAGTTCATATCAaggctggaggagctgctgccagTTCCAGACTTCACACAG TTGGCAGCTTTGCTCGGAGACGCTCCGTCATTCCTGGACGACTGTTTACAATCATTTTTCCCCCCAGAGGACATGAAGGCTGTACTTGAACACCACAGAAACCTCGGACACTTTGAGGAGAAAG ATCCTCGATTATTACCAATGGATGACtgcatcctctcctccctgtctctaCCTCCTGGCACCAAACCCGTCATGAATGCcacctcctgctcacctgcaggCGAACGCGTCGATGCTTCCTTCAACACGAGTAGGAGGAGCTCAGAGGCAGCGGGACAAAGACTGAAGGAGACGAGAGACTCCTGGCAGCTGCAGGTTAGAGGTGGGAACATTTCTCAGGAGAGGAAAGCACCAAGCGCTATTAGTGCACGGCCATGTGATGAAACCATAGACCTCACTGCATCTAATGAGACTGCGGACACAGATTCAACAGCTGATGACAACAGCCAAAGTGTGACTGGAGTGCGGGTTCTcaggaagaggaagctgagCGGCGGTGTGGAGGTTCCCTCTAAACAGCCTGCGGAGGCCGCACCTTTCTT GGATTCATCAGTGGACGGTGAGAATTCAGGTGAATCTCCTCTAATCTCGATATGGGGAGAATATACAG ACTCTCAGGAACGCTCTTTCCCAGCTGTAACGGACACAAAAGTTCCCTGGTCGGACGAGGAGACGCTCAATCTGCTCGACATATGGGGGAAGGACTCGGTGCAGCGGGCTTTGAAGGGCTGCTTGAAGAACCGTCACATATTCACGCAGATTGCACAGAAGATGGCAGAGAGAGGCTACATGAGAACAGTGGAACAGTGCCAGACCAGGATCAAACGACTGAAGAAGTGCTTCCGCCAGAACATCAG AGGGAACTCCAGGATGGAGTGTAAATTCTACGAGCAGCTGCAGCGAGTACTCGGCTCCTCGGCTTCCTCAGTCCTTCCTGAGATCACCTATGATGTTGAAGAGATCATCGATGAGGACGAGTCCCAAGACGGAGACGAGGACTTGCAGTTTGTCGGCCAAACGAGCCGACTGGAAATCG GAACTAAAAGTGTTCCATGGACAGACTTTGAGACGTTGGCCCTCATCAACACGTGGGGAGAAGACAAGATGCAGCATGAGGTACGAGGCGTGCACAGAACCGGACACGTTTTCTCCACCATATCCAGCAAGATGGCCGCCCAGGGCTTCTCCCGAACACCAGAGCAGTGCCAAACAAGGCTGAAAAGGGTGAAATCGAGTTTCAGGCAATGCTACGAGAACAA CATGAAGGGACTGGAGCAAGTTGAGTGCAAGTTTTACAATGAACTGGGAAGAATTCTGGTGAAGGACTTCCCTTCAGTGTCGCAGCTGGATGAACCACCAGGAGATCCTGAAGACAGCGACTTCACTTCCTTCTCCCATCAGGATATGG AGTCTGCTGCGGGCgttcaggaggagaggaagaaagttCCCTGGTCGGACAAAGAGACCATCATCCTCCTGGAGATCTGGGGAGACCCGCAG GTCCAGCATGGTATGAGGCGTTACCCACACAACggtcacattttcacagaaatatCAGAAAAGCTCAGTGCCAACGGCTTCTCCCGCAGCCCCGATCAGTGCCACACCAGGATCAAACGGCTGAAAGCCAGCTATCGGCAGTGTCAGGAAAACATGAG CTCCTCTGGGACTGACAGAGTGGACTTTAAATTCTACGACCTGCTGGAACAAATCCTGGACAAGCAGCCGTCAACGTCCTCCACCGTGGTGACGGACTCCATCGAGATATCAGAAGACTCCAATGGTGAATCAGTGCCTGAAACAG ATGGAGAAGTCGGCATGACGACAGAAAAAACGGGGCCGAGCTCATGGTCAGATGAGGAGACCTTCGCGCTCATCGAGATTTGGGGCGACGAAGACGTCCAGAGGGCGCTGAGGGGTTTCGTCCACAACGGACACGTTTACGCAGAGATTTCGGAGAGAATGCAAGACCTCGGCTACTCGAAAACCTCGGAGCAGTGCCGCTGGAAGGTCAAGTCGCTGAGGAACAACTTTCGACAGTGCTACGACAAGAAGAA ATGTGGAAGAAGAGTAGATTATAGATTCTACAAGCAGCTGGAACAAATACTTGGACATGAGGCAGTTTCTGTTGATGAGTATGATGAAAAAGATGAACAGGCAGACCCAGATCCAG GTGCAGAGGGTGTGAACGCAGCATGGACGGAGCAGGAGACGGTGGCTCTCGTTGAGGTGTGGGCGGCAGACGACATGCAGCACAGCCTGAAAACCTGCATCCGCAACAGCCACATATTCGCCGAGATATCGGAGAAGATGGCCTCCATTGGATACCTGAGGACGGCGGAGCAGTGCCACAACCGGATCAAAAGGCTGAAGAAGACTTACAGGCGTTACTGCAACAACCGGAG AAGCGGAGGGCGGACCGCGGTGTACAGATACTTCGACCTCCTGGCTCCGGTGCTCGGTGACAATTCCGCGTACCCTGATGTGGACATTAGTGCTGCAGAGGCCACCGTGCAACCTCTCATGGGCAATGATCCTGACATGT ACGAGCAGCCCTCAGCCAGCCACCTCCTGGCTGAAATGAGCAGAAAGATGCCCTGGTCAGACCAGGAGACTCGCACCCTGCTGGAGGTCTGGGGGGAGGACAGCGTCCAGCTCAGCCTGAGGGGCTGCCTGAAGAACCGCCACGTGTTTGAGTACATCTCTGAGAAGATGAATGACCGAGGGTTCATAAGGACCACGGAGCAGTGCTACTCCCGCATCAAGCGCCTTAAATACGGCTTCCTCCACGAAAA GGAGGATTTTAAATTTTACAGCGAGATGGATGAAATCTTCAGGAAGGAGCTGAAAGCTGACAAACCCACCCCGGACACGTCGGTTACCGATGAGCCTGATGACTACACACTAGTGCCTGCTCAAAACAAag TTGCTTCAGGTACGCAGTGGGCGGCTGACAGCACTAAGCAGACCTGGGGCGACGGGGAGACAGAGGCCCTCTTGGCCATATGGGGGAGCGAGGAGATCCAGGAGAACTTAAAGAGCTGCACCAAGAACAGACACATCTACATCCAGATCTCTGAGGTCATGGCCAACCAGGGCTACCTGCGCACTCCTGAACAGTGTCAGACCAGGATAAAGAGGCTGAGGGCCAACTTCCGACACTTCCTCGAGGGCAGAAA aggagacaaacaggaatGCAAGTTCTTCGACCAGTTGGTGCAAGTATTTGGCAGCAAGTATGTGATAAACTCGGACCCCCTGGCTGACGATGTAGCCGATGGCCTAG AGACCTGA